A single Streptomyces sp. Edi2 DNA region contains:
- a CDS encoding metal ABC transporter permease, whose translation MSAWGQVGDLWQLVPVQRAGAGLLLAAFGLPVVGVVIVGLDIMPVRFAMMHVALLGIAVGQLVGLDPVLCALVACALAGAGVAPLARTAEGLSGAMGLLMSLAIAAALLMLALSGVNANGAFALLWGSILAVRPADLVVLGVLAVAVPGLFLWRRRDLALLLHDRELALSSGVAVQRLTVVLLVLVAVAVAGAIRLTGALLVDALTLLPALAARRLGRSLVSITLWAIGIGVVVNVVGFLISLAWDLPPGPVLVLAAGAVALAAHLIPERRTSSWRTSASSSAPSPQSPH comes from the coding sequence GTGAGCGCGTGGGGGCAGGTCGGTGACCTGTGGCAACTGGTCCCGGTGCAGCGGGCCGGGGCGGGGCTGCTGCTGGCCGCCTTCGGGCTGCCGGTCGTCGGTGTGGTGATCGTCGGGCTGGACATCATGCCGGTGCGCTTCGCGATGATGCATGTGGCGCTGCTGGGCATCGCCGTGGGCCAACTGGTGGGTCTGGACCCGGTGTTGTGTGCGCTGGTGGCGTGTGCGCTGGCCGGGGCGGGGGTGGCGCCGCTGGCCCGCACCGCCGAGGGCCTGTCCGGGGCGATGGGCCTGCTGATGAGCCTGGCCATTGCTGCCGCCTTGTTGATGCTGGCGCTCTCCGGGGTGAATGCCAATGGGGCGTTCGCGCTGTTGTGGGGGTCGATCCTTGCGGTGCGGCCGGCCGATCTCGTCGTGCTGGGTGTGCTGGCCGTGGCCGTACCGGGGCTGTTCCTCTGGCGCCGCCGCGATCTGGCGCTGCTGCTGCACGACCGGGAGCTGGCGTTGTCCTCCGGCGTGGCGGTGCAGCGGCTGACCGTGGTGCTGCTGGTGTTGGTGGCGGTCGCGGTGGCCGGTGCCATCCGTCTGACGGGCGCGCTGCTGGTGGACGCGCTGACCTTGCTGCCGGCCCTGGCCGCCCGCCGTCTCGGCCGTTCGCTGGTGTCGATCACGCTCTGGGCGATCGGCATCGGCGTCGTCGTGAACGTCGTCGGCTTCCTGATCTCGCTGGCCTGGGATCTGCCGCCCGGTCCGGTTCTCGTCCTCGCCGCGGGGGCGGTCGCCCTTGCCGCTCATCTCATACCCGAACGGAGAACTTCATCATGGCGCACGTCCGCGTCCTCTTCCGCCCCCTCGCCGCAGTCACCGCACTGA
- a CDS encoding CoA transferase, translating into MNTVGSPTVIGAHRPLEEVDIQVSGPAALTAPALAHLRSLGASAPETPAARTGPACFTATSRGPGEVTAYTGWADVLPEADATDEATVQAATGMMHVHGRRDGAPRGLAVDYAATCASVLTVQGLLAALLGQARGGGGATAVATGADRAALLAVSQYAAAANAPEAEAVTPAPGGPPFTAAGGTRFELEALEPAPWARFWRALGAPEAAIRAGWPAFQFRYATACAPLPEELHRTARTVSWTRIREAAAASGAEVCALHTLAERAAEAAPATAPWTLATLPGAGAPPASGSLSSGARSSRLLHAGALPSGALSSSALSSCALPLSGLTVLEAGRRIQAPLAAHLLGLLGADVVRIEPPGGDPLRGMPPCASGVSARWLALNRGKRAVEVDIKSAAGQAELRELAADADVFLHNWAPGKAEQFGLGAGHLAPVNPRLVYAYTSGWAGRLPDAPMGTDFMVQARTAVGEAARPADEPPAPSLMTLIDVLGGLVGAEAVLAGLLLRERSGRGVRVESSLLGAAETLTAPAVRRAAAGRDPRRPAGFRRPPATADGWMAPADASSRMAQAESARLRELSSEQAVAALREQGESATSVTTDLGALPEDPCLRGALTRDSHGSLVVPSPWRFA; encoded by the coding sequence GTGAATACCGTGGGAAGCCCCACCGTCATCGGTGCGCACCGGCCGCTGGAGGAGGTGGACATACAGGTCTCGGGGCCTGCCGCACTCACCGCCCCGGCACTGGCCCACCTGCGGTCGCTGGGTGCAAGCGCACCGGAGACCCCGGCGGCGCGGACCGGCCCCGCGTGCTTCACCGCAACCAGCCGTGGACCGGGTGAGGTGACCGCGTACACCGGCTGGGCGGACGTCCTGCCGGAAGCGGACGCCACCGACGAGGCAACCGTCCAGGCGGCCACCGGGATGATGCATGTACACGGCAGACGCGACGGCGCGCCCCGCGGTCTCGCCGTCGACTACGCAGCCACCTGTGCGTCGGTCCTCACCGTGCAGGGCCTGCTCGCCGCGCTCCTCGGCCAGGCGCGAGGCGGAGGCGGTGCCACGGCCGTCGCCACCGGGGCCGACCGGGCAGCACTGCTGGCGGTCTCCCAGTACGCCGCGGCGGCGAACGCGCCCGAGGCGGAAGCGGTCACCCCGGCTCCCGGCGGCCCGCCGTTCACCGCCGCGGGTGGCACCCGTTTCGAGCTGGAGGCGCTGGAGCCCGCCCCCTGGGCCCGGTTCTGGCGCGCCCTCGGCGCGCCCGAGGCGGCGATCCGCGCCGGCTGGCCCGCCTTCCAGTTCCGTTACGCCACCGCCTGCGCACCCCTGCCCGAGGAGCTGCACCGGACTGCGCGCACTGTCTCCTGGACGCGCATACGGGAGGCCGCCGCCGCGTCGGGGGCCGAGGTGTGCGCCCTGCATACGCTGGCCGAGCGGGCGGCGGAGGCGGCCCCTGCCACCGCACCATGGACCCTCGCAACCCTTCCCGGGGCAGGGGCCCCGCCCGCCTCCGGATCCCTGTCGTCCGGCGCCCGCTCCTCCCGTTTGCTTCACGCAGGCGCCCTGCCTTCCGGAGCCCTGTCCTCCAGTGCCCTGTCCTCCTGCGCCCTTCCGCTCTCCGGCCTGACCGTGCTGGAAGCGGGCCGCCGCATCCAGGCCCCGCTCGCCGCCCATCTGCTCGGCCTGCTCGGCGCGGATGTCGTACGGATAGAACCGCCCGGCGGGGACCCGCTGCGCGGCATGCCGCCCTGCGCCTCGGGGGTCTCCGCACGCTGGCTCGCCCTCAACCGTGGCAAGCGCGCCGTGGAGGTCGACATCAAGTCGGCCGCCGGGCAGGCAGAGTTGCGGGAGCTGGCCGCCGACGCGGACGTTTTCCTTCACAACTGGGCTCCGGGCAAAGCGGAACAGTTCGGGCTGGGCGCCGGCCATCTCGCGCCCGTCAACCCGCGCCTGGTGTACGCCTATACCAGCGGCTGGGCGGGCCGCCTGCCCGATGCCCCCATGGGCACCGACTTCATGGTGCAGGCCCGTACTGCCGTCGGCGAAGCGGCCCGGCCGGCCGACGAGCCGCCCGCCCCTTCCCTCATGACCCTGATCGACGTGCTCGGCGGACTCGTCGGCGCCGAGGCCGTGCTCGCCGGTCTGCTGCTCCGTGAGCGCAGCGGGCGCGGCGTACGGGTGGAGTCCTCACTGCTCGGTGCCGCGGAAACGCTCACCGCACCCGCGGTGCGACGGGCCGCGGCGGGCCGGGACCCCCGCCGCCCGGCCGGATTCCGCCGTCCGCCGGCGACCGCCGACGGATGGATGGCGCCGGCCGACGCCTCCTCCCGTATGGCACAAGCCGAGTCGGCGCGCCTGCGAGAGCTGTCATCCGAGCAGGCAGTCGCGGCCCTGCGCGAGCAGGGCGAATCTGCCACCAGCGTCACCACCGACCTCGGCGCTCTTCCTGAGGACCCGTGTCTGCGCGGGGCCTTGACCCGCGATTCCCACGGTTCCCTCGTCGTCCCCTCGCCCTGGAGGTTCGCATGA
- a CDS encoding acyl-CoA dehydrogenase gives MNELTTPPAAGLASPADLDLDLDLDLDEDSGLRPGQARRETAQRFVSTVADIASGALEFPLPGSGHTVQRLAALRAVAQRDLCLARLVEGHVDATAILAELRGPTPGPAERWGVWAAEPPGEGVTATRTEAGWRLAGLKRYCSGAHSCTHALITATAEDGRRLFAVRTGGPGCQPVPGTWQAIGMAGSDTPDVRITDLPAVPVGGVEDYVRRPGFQHGGIGVAACWYGGALAVTEPLRSAAHRNPHPHTDAHLGAVDMHLHAAGALLERTAAEIDQDPHDNSGAARLRSLRVRAFVEQACSATLSHVGRATGAGPLCHDLRHARNVADLSVYLLQHHAERDLAELGRLITRPEVGR, from the coding sequence ATGAATGAGCTGACCACTCCGCCGGCCGCCGGTCTCGCCAGCCCCGCTGACCTGGACCTGGACCTGGACCTCGACCTGGACGAGGATTCAGGTCTCAGGCCCGGGCAGGCCCGGCGCGAAACCGCGCAACGGTTCGTGTCCACCGTCGCGGACATCGCCTCCGGGGCCCTGGAATTCCCGCTGCCCGGCTCCGGGCACACAGTGCAACGCCTCGCCGCCCTGCGGGCCGTCGCGCAGCGTGATCTCTGCCTGGCACGACTCGTCGAGGGGCATGTCGACGCCACCGCGATCCTCGCGGAACTACGCGGTCCCACTCCTGGGCCGGCGGAACGGTGGGGAGTATGGGCGGCGGAACCGCCCGGCGAAGGTGTCACCGCGACCCGCACCGAAGCGGGCTGGCGCCTGGCGGGCCTCAAGCGGTACTGCTCGGGCGCACACAGCTGCACCCATGCCTTGATCACGGCCACCGCCGAAGACGGCCGCCGGCTGTTCGCCGTCCGCACCGGCGGCCCCGGCTGCCAACCCGTGCCGGGAACCTGGCAGGCCATCGGTATGGCCGGCAGCGACACCCCCGACGTGCGGATCACGGATCTGCCTGCCGTACCCGTGGGAGGCGTGGAGGACTACGTACGGCGCCCGGGCTTTCAGCACGGCGGTATAGGCGTGGCAGCCTGCTGGTACGGCGGAGCCCTCGCGGTCACCGAACCGCTGCGGAGCGCCGCGCACCGCAACCCGCATCCCCACACCGACGCTCACCTCGGCGCTGTCGATATGCACCTCCACGCCGCGGGCGCGCTCCTGGAACGGACGGCAGCCGAGATCGACCAGGATCCGCACGACAACAGCGGAGCGGCCAGGCTGCGCAGTCTCCGCGTGCGCGCCTTCGTCGAACAGGCGTGCAGCGCCACGCTGTCCCACGTGGGCCGGGCCACGGGCGCCGGGCCCCTGTGCCACGACCTGCGCCATGCGCGCAACGTCGCCGATCTGAGCGTCTATCTCCTCCAGCACCATGCCGAACGCGACCTCGCAGAGCTCGGTCGCCTGATCACCCGCCCGGAGGTCGGCCGATGA
- a CDS encoding ABC transporter substrate-binding protein encodes MAHVRVLFRPLAAVTALSAVLLLLTGCGDGSGKAGTDRAGESGSASSGPVVVATSSWEAALAKAAGAKNVKSLVPASVRHAPDYDLKPSDLAAVAGADYVLYASFEPFAGRIKEAAGSKAKLIEVNLDNAPATTKGEVTKLGKKFGTERTAAKWNSRFTAEWASLAKQVKATWPGGKAPAVAAQKFTTWVAGLAGAKVVGTYGPEAVTPAQLSALSAKKPAFVLDNENMSTGTVLPGSGAKQLNIVNYPGADLDLLGVYRKAAGQMKKAFSGS; translated from the coding sequence ATGGCGCACGTCCGCGTCCTCTTCCGCCCCCTCGCCGCAGTCACCGCACTGAGTGCGGTGCTGCTCCTGCTGACCGGCTGCGGCGACGGCTCCGGCAAGGCCGGTACGGACCGGGCCGGCGAGTCGGGGTCGGCGTCGTCCGGTCCCGTGGTGGTCGCCACCTCCAGCTGGGAGGCGGCGCTGGCCAAGGCGGCCGGGGCCAAGAACGTCAAGTCCCTGGTTCCCGCCTCGGTCCGGCATGCGCCCGACTACGACCTGAAGCCGTCCGACCTGGCAGCGGTTGCCGGGGCCGATTACGTCCTCTACGCCTCGTTCGAGCCCTTCGCGGGCCGCATCAAGGAAGCCGCGGGCTCCAAGGCGAAGCTGATCGAGGTCAATCTGGACAACGCGCCCGCGACCACCAAGGGCGAGGTGACGAAGCTGGGCAAGAAGTTCGGGACGGAGCGGACCGCGGCCAAGTGGAACAGCAGGTTCACGGCGGAGTGGGCCTCCCTTGCCAAGCAGGTGAAGGCCACCTGGCCCGGTGGCAAGGCTCCCGCGGTGGCGGCACAGAAGTTCACGACGTGGGTGGCCGGGCTGGCCGGGGCGAAGGTGGTCGGTACCTACGGCCCGGAGGCGGTCACACCGGCCCAGCTGTCCGCACTGTCGGCGAAGAAGCCCGCCTTTGTGCTGGACAACGAGAACATGTCGACCGGGACCGTGCTGCCCGGCTCGGGCGCCAAGCAGCTGAACATCGTGAACTATCCGGGCGCGGACCTCGACCTGCTCGGGGTCTACCGCAAGGCGGCCGGCCAGATGAAGAAGGCGTTCTCCGGGTCCTGA
- a CDS encoding class I adenylate-forming enzyme family protein, producing the protein MTAPLPSRFHDLVPATLRRAWAAEGHCPDLDLYALFRARRTADPHATAVIDARGEVSYAELDHQARCLATGLAEAGVCPGDVVGVQLPNTGEAVAADLAVAALGAVVLPFPVGRGGREAVSLLGRSGARAVIAASEHRGAQHARELAGLSGELPALRAVIAAGPGPVPDGCLSLADLLRADATAFTPARPDPDTAARILVSSGSEAEPKMVAYSHNALAGGRGNTLAPLLRDGMRPRCLFLVPLASAFGSSGTAVTLARHGGSLVLLDRFTPDAALEAILAHRPTHVLGVPTMVRMMLDRLPDARETPAGLTALILGGSALDAATRDEARRAFGCAVVNLYGSADGVNCHGGLTGQSARDDHSAAGDHRTVEDHGSPDGHSAVDDHSAPDGHSAVDDHRTVDDHPDDGPGIKVGRPVPGVCEIRIAPLPGGTDGEPGEIVARGPMTPLCYVGAPELNMRYRTADGWVRTGDLGMLDADGTLRVVGRLKDIVIRGGANISPAEVEGELSSHPDIREVMCVGVPDPLMGERLAACVVPRAGRKPGLESLCGHLDARGLERRKHPERLLLVTDELPLTPAGKPDRAALRERAAAEFPTAHAQAG; encoded by the coding sequence ATGACAGCCCCGCTCCCCTCCCGGTTCCACGATCTGGTCCCCGCCACGCTGCGGCGCGCCTGGGCCGCCGAGGGCCACTGCCCCGACCTGGACCTGTACGCACTGTTCCGGGCCCGCAGGACCGCCGACCCGCACGCCACAGCCGTGATCGACGCCCGAGGCGAGGTCAGTTACGCGGAACTGGACCACCAGGCTCGATGTCTGGCCACCGGGCTCGCCGAGGCAGGCGTCTGTCCCGGGGACGTGGTGGGCGTCCAACTCCCCAACACCGGAGAGGCGGTCGCGGCCGACCTCGCCGTGGCCGCGCTGGGCGCTGTCGTCCTGCCCTTCCCAGTCGGACGGGGCGGGCGGGAGGCCGTGTCGCTGCTCGGCCGCTCCGGGGCCCGCGCGGTCATCGCCGCCTCCGAGCACCGCGGCGCCCAGCATGCACGGGAGCTGGCCGGACTGTCCGGCGAACTTCCCGCCCTGCGTGCCGTGATCGCCGCCGGCCCCGGTCCGGTCCCCGACGGCTGCCTGTCGCTGGCCGATCTGCTGCGCGCCGACGCGACCGCGTTCACTCCCGCGCGCCCCGACCCCGACACGGCGGCACGGATCCTGGTCTCCTCCGGGTCCGAGGCCGAGCCCAAGATGGTGGCGTACTCACACAATGCGCTCGCGGGCGGCCGTGGCAACACGCTCGCGCCGCTGCTCCGCGACGGCATGCGGCCCCGCTGCCTCTTCCTGGTGCCGCTCGCTTCGGCCTTCGGCAGCAGCGGAACCGCCGTCACCCTCGCCCGGCACGGCGGCTCCCTTGTCCTGCTCGACCGCTTCACGCCCGACGCGGCCCTGGAAGCGATCCTCGCCCACCGGCCCACCCACGTACTGGGCGTGCCCACCATGGTGCGCATGATGCTCGACCGGCTGCCCGATGCCCGCGAGACGCCGGCCGGGCTGACCGCCCTGATACTCGGCGGCTCCGCGCTCGACGCGGCCACCCGCGACGAAGCCCGCCGGGCCTTCGGCTGCGCGGTGGTCAACCTCTACGGTTCCGCCGACGGCGTCAACTGCCACGGCGGCCTGACCGGGCAGAGCGCCCGCGATGACCACAGCGCGGCCGGTGACCACCGCACCGTCGAAGACCACGGCTCTCCCGATGGCCACAGCGCCGTCGATGACCACAGCGCTCCCGATGGCCACAGCGCCGTCGATGACCACCGCACCGTCGATGACCACCCGGACGACGGCCCGGGGATCAAGGTCGGCCGCCCCGTCCCCGGCGTGTGTGAGATCCGTATCGCCCCGCTGCCCGGGGGCACCGACGGTGAACCGGGGGAGATCGTCGCGCGCGGCCCGATGACCCCGCTCTGCTACGTCGGCGCACCCGAGCTGAACATGCGGTACCGCACCGCCGACGGCTGGGTCCGTACCGGGGATCTCGGCATGCTGGACGCCGACGGCACCCTGCGGGTCGTCGGCCGCCTGAAGGACATCGTGATCCGCGGCGGTGCGAACATCAGCCCCGCCGAGGTCGAAGGCGAACTCTCCTCCCATCCGGACATCCGCGAGGTGATGTGCGTCGGCGTCCCCGATCCCCTGATGGGCGAACGGCTCGCGGCGTGTGTGGTGCCAAGGGCCGGACGGAAGCCGGGACTTGAGAGCCTGTGCGGCCACCTGGACGCACGTGGCCTGGAACGCCGCAAACACCCGGAGCGTCTGTTGCTGGTGACCGACGAGCTGCCCCTCACCCCGGCGGGTAAGCCCGATCGCGCCGCACTACGGGAGAGGGCGGCCGCCGAGTTCCCCACCGCCCACGCCCAAGCCGGCTGA
- a CDS encoding ABC transporter ATP-binding protein: MEAVTGVDLEVGAGERIALTGTNGSGKTTLLRAVLGLHRQVDGEIVVGGRGCRSAAEWAWRRRACGWIPQRPAPGRFPLLARELLASSGDLTEAERAAERLGMGGLADRPVGSLSGGQLQRMHLARAVGCVAAGAGVLLADEPTAALDFAGQEEAAEVLTTLPVTLLVVTHDRAMAARCDRTLEMAAGQLREVS, encoded by the coding sequence CTGGAAGCGGTGACCGGGGTCGATCTGGAGGTCGGGGCCGGTGAGCGGATTGCTCTGACCGGCACGAACGGGTCGGGGAAGACGACGCTGTTGCGGGCGGTGCTCGGTCTGCACCGGCAGGTCGACGGGGAGATCGTGGTCGGTGGCCGGGGCTGCCGCAGCGCTGCCGAGTGGGCGTGGCGGAGAAGAGCGTGCGGGTGGATTCCGCAGCGGCCGGCACCTGGGCGCTTTCCGTTGCTCGCACGGGAGTTGCTGGCGAGCAGCGGTGACCTGACGGAGGCGGAACGGGCGGCCGAACGCCTGGGCATGGGCGGCCTGGCGGACCGGCCGGTGGGCAGTCTCTCGGGTGGTCAGTTGCAGCGTATGCACCTGGCGCGGGCGGTGGGGTGCGTGGCGGCCGGAGCGGGCGTGCTGCTCGCGGACGAGCCGACCGCGGCGCTGGACTTCGCGGGCCAGGAGGAGGCCGCCGAGGTGCTGACCACGCTGCCGGTGACGCTGCTCGTGGTGACCCACGACCGGGCCATGGCCGCGCGCTGTGACCGGACGCTGGAGATGGCCGCCGGACAGCTGCGGGAGGTGTCGTGA
- a CDS encoding acyl-CoA dehydrogenase family protein → MDRAQGTPRLPGADAALGPAPFGLPDCPPEAAGLRGRVAAFVRERVMPAEAVLDAGGPAANDALRRLRTEAKDAGLWALPLPVEWGGQGLPLSRYAHLAEAEGASDHGPAALGSGSLLDVLMLSRHAAEPVRERLLRRIAAGELRTCYAMTEPDTPGTDPALTATRAEAGPDGTWTLHGRKWFITGAGDADLVTVLARTGDDLSLVLVPTSPPGFRVVRELPVLGVGGQWEIELDGVTVPSDHLVGERGKALRIAGERLRLGRVLRCLRWLGQAERAFDLMCVRARSRSQSSGPLADRQLVQQLVFDALLAIRTTRPLVYEAVARLEAGDDARVETGLAKVAAARMLQQVADAAIQVYGAAGLGPDTALPGLFRMGRAARLLDGPDELHIAAVARRVLREDNGTS, encoded by the coding sequence ATGGATCGTGCGCAGGGCACCCCCAGGCTTCCGGGTGCGGACGCGGCCCTCGGCCCTGCCCCGTTCGGACTGCCGGACTGTCCGCCCGAGGCCGCCGGGCTGCGCGGGCGCGTAGCGGCGTTCGTACGGGAGCGGGTGATGCCCGCCGAGGCGGTGCTCGACGCTGGCGGACCGGCAGCCAACGACGCGTTGCGCAGGCTCCGTACGGAGGCGAAGGACGCCGGATTGTGGGCGCTGCCGTTGCCCGTGGAGTGGGGCGGACAGGGGCTGCCGCTGTCCCGCTACGCGCATCTGGCCGAGGCGGAGGGGGCGAGCGACCACGGTCCCGCCGCCCTCGGGTCGGGCTCCCTGCTGGATGTGCTGATGCTCAGCCGCCACGCCGCCGAGCCCGTTCGCGAGCGCCTTCTGCGGCGCATCGCGGCGGGTGAGCTGCGCACCTGCTACGCGATGACCGAGCCCGACACGCCCGGCACCGACCCCGCGCTGACCGCGACCCGCGCCGAAGCCGGCCCCGACGGGACGTGGACCCTGCACGGCCGCAAGTGGTTCATCACCGGAGCGGGCGACGCCGACCTGGTGACCGTGCTGGCCCGGACCGGCGACGACCTGTCGCTGGTCCTGGTGCCCACGTCACCACCCGGATTCCGGGTGGTGCGCGAGCTGCCGGTGCTCGGCGTTGGCGGCCAGTGGGAGATCGAACTCGACGGCGTCACCGTGCCCTCGGACCACCTGGTCGGCGAGCGGGGCAAGGCGCTGCGGATCGCCGGGGAGCGGCTGCGACTCGGCCGCGTCCTGCGGTGTCTGCGCTGGCTCGGACAGGCCGAACGGGCCTTTGACCTGATGTGTGTCCGCGCCCGGTCGCGGAGCCAGTCCTCCGGCCCACTGGCCGACCGCCAGCTCGTCCAGCAGCTCGTCTTCGACGCATTGCTGGCGATCCGCACGACCAGGCCGCTGGTGTACGAGGCGGTGGCCCGCCTGGAGGCGGGCGACGATGCCCGGGTGGAGACCGGGCTCGCCAAGGTCGCGGCGGCCCGGATGCTGCAACAGGTCGCCGACGCCGCGATCCAGGTGTACGGCGCGGCAGGCCTCGGGCCGGACACCGCGCTGCCGGGGCTGTTCCGTATGGGCCGTGCGGCCCGGCTGCTGGACGGCCCGGACGAGCTGCACATTGCTGCGGTGGCCCGGCGTGTCCTGCGGGAGGACAACGGCACCTCGTGA
- a CDS encoding zinc-dependent alcohol dehydrogenase — MRALTWHGKRDVRIDTVPDPKIVDPTDIIVRITSTGICGSDLHLYEVLGPYLDPGDILGHEPMGVVEEVGPEVTAVSVGDRVVVPFNVSCGTCWMCTQGLHSQCETTQVTERGMGAALFGFSKLYGQVPGGQAELLRVPFGNTLPVKVPHGPPDQRYVYLSDVLPTAWQSVAYADIPQGGTVTVLGLGPIGDMAARIALHQGAAMVIGVDLVPERLERARSRGVHVLDLQEHGKNVGEEIRALTQGRGTDAVIDAVGMEAHGAPLAKAAQQFASLLPDALGERLMGRAGVDSMAAITTAVDVVRRGGTISLIGVYGGAVDPMPMLTLFDKQIQLRMGQANVKRWVPDILPLLTDADVLGVDDFATHTLPLEEGPEAYKTFQAKEDGMIKTVLTP; from the coding sequence ATGAGGGCTTTGACGTGGCATGGCAAGCGCGACGTTCGCATCGACACGGTTCCCGATCCCAAGATCGTGGACCCGACCGACATCATCGTCCGGATCACGTCGACCGGGATCTGCGGGTCTGACCTGCACCTTTACGAGGTGCTCGGGCCGTACCTCGATCCCGGTGACATCCTCGGCCATGAGCCGATGGGCGTCGTCGAGGAGGTCGGGCCGGAGGTCACCGCCGTGTCGGTCGGGGACCGGGTCGTCGTGCCCTTCAACGTCTCCTGCGGCACCTGCTGGATGTGCACCCAAGGGCTTCACTCACAGTGCGAGACGACCCAGGTCACCGAGCGAGGGATGGGCGCCGCGCTCTTCGGCTTCTCCAAGCTCTACGGGCAAGTCCCCGGCGGGCAAGCCGAGTTGCTTCGCGTACCCTTCGGTAACACTCTCCCTGTCAAGGTGCCCCACGGTCCGCCGGACCAGCGTTACGTCTACCTCTCCGACGTCCTCCCGACCGCGTGGCAGTCCGTCGCTTACGCCGACATCCCGCAGGGCGGGACCGTCACGGTCCTGGGGCTGGGCCCGATCGGCGACATGGCCGCCCGCATCGCCCTCCACCAGGGCGCCGCCATGGTCATCGGGGTGGATCTTGTCCCCGAGCGTCTGGAGCGGGCACGCTCCCGGGGTGTGCACGTCCTGGACTTGCAGGAACACGGAAAGAACGTCGGCGAGGAAATCCGCGCCCTCACCCAGGGCCGCGGCACCGACGCCGTCATCGACGCGGTGGGCATGGAGGCACACGGCGCGCCATTGGCCAAGGCAGCCCAGCAGTTCGCCAGTCTGCTGCCCGACGCCCTGGGCGAGAGGCTGATGGGCCGAGCCGGCGTGGACAGCATGGCTGCCATCACCACGGCGGTTGACGTCGTACGCCGCGGCGGCACCATCTCGCTCATCGGTGTCTACGGTGGCGCCGTCGACCCCATGCCGATGCTGACGCTGTTCGACAAGCAGATCCAGCTGCGCATGGGCCAGGCCAACGTCAAGCGATGGGTGCCCGACATCCTCCCGCTCCTCACCGATGCCGACGTCCTCGGTGTCGACGACTTCGCCACCCACACGCTGCCCCTCGAAGAAGGGCCGGAAGCCTACAAGACCTTCCAGGCCAAGGAAGACGGCATGATCAAGACCGTTCTCACGCCCTGA
- a CDS encoding sugar ABC transporter permease encodes MNTPSKTVGWTDSEKRGWTDSETAEWAGQALASLLERVSVTAEEVGPRFPLYADRDSGSWKSTSRGSWTGGFWAGLLWLRGLSSGDSAHRAAASDCTQRLRYWVRQDTATRGLVLWYGTALAAGPGGDEAAVRLREEAARVCLAAYEGELGLLPWGDAFGGPRLLARADGVPGLVPLLAHAPGSGGRGGGGGRRSRRGAKGSGRAAAYGHLARHLELCLSEDPPRPAWQARPHGTWTACSEPAPGWSRTAAWLLLGAADGLHWLGDDDRLREAARRLAALRLAPGARIVPPAQDGSPLGPVDTSAAAIEAVAALKLATLARAAGDGQEGDRLAARGRLVLRQLTEAHQSDSGALLDGCYDAGRGLATHHELVWGDFFLAWGLALLTGLTEPFTM; translated from the coding sequence ATGAATACGCCCTCAAAAACGGTGGGTTGGACCGACTCGGAAAAGCGGGGTTGGACCGACTCGGAAACGGCGGAGTGGGCCGGCCAGGCGCTCGCCTCCCTGCTGGAGCGGGTGTCGGTGACGGCCGAAGAGGTCGGTCCGCGCTTCCCGCTGTACGCGGACCGGGACAGCGGCTCGTGGAAGTCCACCTCCCGGGGGTCGTGGACCGGAGGGTTCTGGGCGGGGCTGTTGTGGTTGCGTGGGCTGTCCTCGGGCGACTCGGCACACCGTGCGGCGGCAAGCGACTGCACCCAGCGGTTGCGGTACTGGGTCCGGCAGGACACCGCTACCCGCGGGCTGGTGCTCTGGTACGGCACTGCCCTGGCCGCCGGTCCGGGTGGCGACGAGGCGGCGGTCCGGCTGAGGGAGGAGGCGGCGCGGGTCTGCCTGGCCGCGTACGAGGGCGAGTTGGGGCTGTTGCCGTGGGGCGATGCCTTCGGCGGGCCGCGGCTGCTGGCGCGCGCGGACGGGGTACCGGGTCTCGTGCCGCTGCTGGCCCACGCACCGGGCAGTGGGGGCCGAGGGGGCGGTGGGGGCAGGAGGAGCAGGAGGGGCGCCAAGGGCAGTGGTCGGGCTGCCGCGTACGGCCATCTCGCCCGGCATCTTGAACTCTGCCTTTCCGAGGACCCGCCGCGCCCCGCCTGGCAGGCCCGGCCGCACGGTACGTGGACGGCCTGCTCCGAGCCCGCGCCCGGCTGGAGCCGTACGGCGGCGTGGCTGCTGCTGGGTGCCGCCGATGGGCTCCACTGGCTCGGGGACGACGACCGGCTGCGGGAGGCGGCACGGCGGCTCGCCGCGCTGCGCCTCGCGCCGGGGGCGCGGATCGTCCCTCCGGCTCAGGACGGCTCTCCGCTCGGCCCCGTGGACACCTCCGCCGCGGCGATCGAGGCGGTGGCCGCGCTGAAGCTGGCCACGCTGGCGCGGGCAGCGGGCGACGGGCAGGAAGGCGACCGCCTGGCGGCCCGAGGGCGGCTGGTCCTGCGCCAGTTGACCGAGGCGCACCAGTCGGACTCGGGCGCCTTGCTGGACGGCTGCTACGACGCCGGGCGCGGCCTCGCCACACACCATGAGCTGGTCTGGGGAGACTTCTTCCTCGCCTGGGGGCTGGCGCTACTCACCGGGCTGACGGAGCCGTTCACGATGTGA